CACTCCGTCGGCTACGTTGAGAGCTACAAAATCCTGACCGAAAAACCCGAACCCGATGGCGGCCATTCGGTGACCATCAGCGCCCTGGTCAACAGTGGACGCATTTCCGACGACATGACCAGCCTCGACGTTCTGATGAAAATGGCCGGGCACCCGAGGATTCTCGTGCTAGGCACCGACACCGAACTGACCTCCATTCCGACCGGCACTCAGGTCTTCCAGACCCTGGTCGAGGATGTGAAGCGGGTCTTTCGGGAGAAGTTCCGATTCGAGGTCATCGATTGGGACACGGTCCGCCAGGCCCATAAAAACCTCCCCGGCAAGCTGACCAAAGAGCGGGCCCTCAAGCACAACGACGTCATTCGAGCGGACAACCTGATCACCTTTTCCCTGGAGTATGCCTCGGCCCAGGCCAATCCGGCCCCTGTGGACATGACCATGTCCGCCATCCGCATATCCGATGACTTCATGATCAAGTCAGTCACCCAGAGGATAGGCTCGGTGTCATCCGGGGGGCTGACCGCCCCGGAGAAGGATCGCAGAGCCATCGCCCTAGCCGGGGAACATATCTTTTCCCTGGCTGTTCAGACCGCCAGGGCAGTGGTGGAGGACCTGCAGGGTGAGGTCGAGCGGGGCAAGGGCTTCCGATACCTGATCACCTTCTACGATTTCCCCGATGCCAAAGCGCTGGAAGACCAGTTGACCGTCCTCAGTGGCTTCGTCCGCTATTCGGTCGAAAAATCGACTCCTACCACTCTTGAGCTGTCCTACTGGTCAAACCTTCGAGAAAGCGCACTCCTGGAAAGGGTCCAAAAACTCATCGAAGAACGTGGTCACAAGTACAAGTTCAAGCAGGAAGGTCGTGCTCTGAGATTCAAATGGGAGCACCCTGAAGGCTTCTGATTCGCTTTCAATATTTGATAAAAGATACGGCCCTGGGTCCGAACGGTTCCCGGGGCCGTCTGTTTTCTTGTCCTTCTCGCTCATGGTTCGTCCGCTTCAATCCACAGACCAGCTCCGGGCAGGCAATGACGACCTGACCCCTTTCCGCTCCACTCTCTCCCTCAGTCAAGAGGAACAGGCATGAAGCATGTGGTCCACATTTCAGACATGAAAATCTCCAAGAACCCGAGGGATGTTCTCGTCACCCATTCCCTGGGTTCTTGCCTGGGTCTTGCTGCCTACGACCCGGAGGTCCGCGTGGGGGCTCTCATTCATTGCCTTCTTCCCAATCACTCCGGGAACCCAAAAGCCCGCGAGAACCCATACATGTTCGTCAGCAGTGGCGTGCCGGCCATGATCCGCAAAATGTACGACTACGGCGCTGAAAAGCAAAGAATCATCCTCAAAGCCGCCGGATGCGGCCGGATGCTGAACATCACCAACCAGTTCGACACCGGGGAAAAGAATTTCTCCACCCTCCTGAAGCTCCTTGAAGTGAACGACATGCCTTTGGCCGCCCGGGATGTCGGCGGCAGCAGACCGAGGACCGTTGTTCTGCACCTTGAAAACGGACGAGTCGTGATCCGCTCCAGAAAAGAGGAGAGCGATCTATGATAAAACGGAAAATAATTCTGGCCAGGATCAAACGGATCGAGGACCTGCCTTCCAGCGTCGGCAAGGCCCTCAAGACCATGAACGACCCCGATGTCGACATGGGCCAGTTGACCAGCGTACTCGAGCGGGATCCGGCCATCACGGCCAACA
This window of the Deltaproteobacteria bacterium genome carries:
- a CDS encoding chemotaxis protein CheD, whose product is MKHVVHISDMKISKNPRDVLVTHSLGSCLGLAAYDPEVRVGALIHCLLPNHSGNPKARENPYMFVSSGVPAMIRKMYDYGAEKQRIILKAAGCGRMLNITNQFDTGEKNFSTLLKLLEVNDMPLAARDVGGSRPRTVVLHLENGRVVIRSRKEESDL